In Penicillium psychrofluorescens genome assembly, chromosome: 5, a single window of DNA contains:
- a CDS encoding uncharacterized protein (ID:PFLUO_008307-T1.cds;~source:funannotate), with translation MFTFAEYVSDGWNCRTLRNSGFHNLALIHPEIWVPDPSASDYDPALPEVLSRGVMVVSYPRLYPAGWRRLLVRMGMMLGIVSRRHSFQVPLSPNAEEKLVPVTVWKDQPLSYDYGQYLPASLLEFLGNDTKGQPQKQIKLFRASTEHHREIFRNAPRQENLGFQPVTSFADAYPIHLLSLSSHRDVASRCAYAIPRLTICRFRANVIIEGPDAFAEDHWKRISIGGTEIHTVCRTVRCLLPNVDYDTGVRHPHEPDRTLKSYRRIDLGAKQYACLGMQLVPAKEEFTVKVGDPVDVLEMGEHYYIKMLSPGEKVPGV, from the coding sequence ATGTTCACCTTTGCCGAATACGTCTCTGACGGGTGGAATTGCCGAACCCTGCGCAATTCGGGGTTCCATAACCTTGCCCTGATCCATCCTGAAATCTGGGTGCCAGATCCTTCTGCTTCGGACTATGACCCGGCCTTGCCCGAGGTTCTTTCGCGGGGCGTGATGGTCGTGTCATATCCACGTCTTTATCCCGCTGGTTGGCGCCGATTGCTCGTGCGAATGGGTATGATGCTTGGGATAGTCTCTCGTCGACATTCTTTTCAGGTGCCTCTATCCCCCAATGCTGAGGAGAAATTGGTCCCCGTCACAGTATGGAAGGACCAGCCTCTATCTTATGACTACGGACAATATCTACCTGCATCACTACTTGAGTTCCTGGGAAACGATACCAAAGGCCAACCCCAGAAACAAATCAAGCTCTTCCGCGCCAGCACGGAGCACCACCGCGAAATCTTCCGCAACGCGCCCCGCCAAGAGAACCTCGGCTTCCAGCCCGTCACCTCCTTCGCAGACGCATACCCAATCCACCTATTAAGTCTAAGCAGCCACAGGGACGTAGCATCGCGCTGCGCATACGCGATCCCACGACTAACGATCTGCCGCTTCCGCGCAAACGTGATAATCGAAGGCCCCGATGCCTTCGCAGAAGATCACTGGAAACGGATCTCCATCGGCGGGACGGAGATCCATACCGTCTGCAGAACGGTGCGCTGTCTTTTGCCCAATGTGGACTATGATACTGGTGTGAGACATCCGCATGAACCGGATCGGACGTTGAAAAGCTATCGGCGTATTGATCTGGGGGCGAAGCAATATGCTTGTTTGGGTATGCAGCTTGTTCCTGCAAAAGAAGAGTTTACGGTTAAGGTTGGGGATCCTGTGGATGTGCTTGAGATGGGGGAGCATTATTATATTAAGATGCTTAGTCCTGGGGAAAAAGTGCCGGGTGTTTAG
- a CDS encoding uncharacterized protein (ID:PFLUO_008308-T1.cds;~source:funannotate) — translation MTPVVSISASQSLNASATTQAAISTGLPRLDEALNDTTDEKRPGGILRGQITEVFGPPGVGKTSLALSTACNALRDGGKVVWIDTGSPLPSPRLKGHSLDKNNFIYLRTTTLPHLLALLLRPPRSFPPDGTALIVIDSVSSLFSTYFPNAAELKDRLTQGRIADKAQLQWLLNRKWNVASELATHLARIVSRNIAVLAINQTHTKIKGQPRATLHPVLAGGAWESSVQARIMMYRDLPDCRLAEMTKRAGRILLMRSAEWIVPFRIEADGVREVDEESDPALNATSHPAEPVDIPAATSRKRKVNEVADSQDEDDDDDSEGGYEWMDEALLGENA, via the exons ATGA CACCCGTGGTCTCGATCTCAGCGTCGCAGTCGCTGAATGCATCAGCCACAACCCAAGCCGCGATCTCTACAGGTCTACCACGGCTAGACGAGGCGCTGAATGACACGACAGACGAGAAACGACCCGGCGGTATCCTGCGCGGCCAAATCACCGAGGTGTTTGGACCACCGGGTGTGGGGAAGACCTCTCTGGC TCTAAGTACGGCATGCAATGCCCTCCGCGATGGTGGAAAAGTGGTGTGGATTG ATACGGGCTCTCCTTTACCCAGCCCCAGACTAAAAGGCCACTCTCTCGATAAAAACAACTTCATCTACCTCCGTACCACGACACTCCCCCATCTCCTagctcttctcctccgcccGCCAAGGAGCTTCCCACCGGACGGAACAGCTCTCATAGTCATCGACTCCGTATCGAGCCTGTTCTCGACGTACTTCCCCAACGCGGCGGAGCTGAAGGACAGACTGACGCAGGGAAGAATCGCCGACAAGGCGCAGCTACAGTGGCTGCTGAATCGAAAGTGGAATGTGGCGTCTGAGCTGGCGACGCATCTGGCGCGAATCGTGTCGAGGAATATCGCCGTGCTGGCTATTAACCAGACGCACACGAAAATCAAGGGCCAGCCGCGAGCGACGCTGCACCCCGTTTTGGCGGGTGGTGCGTGGGAGAGCAGTGTGCAGGCACGGATCATGATGTATCGCGATTTGCCGGACTGTAggctggcggagatgaccAAGCGGGCGGGTAGGATTTTGTTGATGCGGTCTGCTGAGTGGATTGTTCCGTTTCGGATAGAAGCG GACGGTGTTCGCGAAGTTGACGAGGAGTCGGATCCTGCTTTGAATGCAACATCGCATCCTGCCGAGCCAGTTGACATCCCCGCTGCAACAAGTCGAAAACGCAAAGTCAATGAGGTGGCCGACAGccaggacgaggacgatgatgacgactCAGAGGGAGGGTACGAATGGATGGACGAGGCCTTACTCGGCGAGAACGCCTGA
- a CDS encoding uncharacterized protein (ID:PFLUO_008309-T1.cds;~source:funannotate) translates to MSSNNPSPDLLDGISGELAKEAVELQIILVVFIGLSCYNVAELLVMVPSTFRRWRGLYFWSLLVSGCIGVVPYSIGFLLKFFTHVDSVISVTVLTIGWWTMVTGQSVVLYSRLHLVLRDERTLRRVLHLIIATFFLLSIPTTIMTYGANIVRSHNRIWIEGYNIMEKIQLTGFTLQETLLSTLYVIETVKLLRLGADTRRDARTLMYQLCGINVLIITMDLVLLGLEYANFYAIQITLKGFIYSLKLKLEFAVLGRLVEVNQGSRHPVSIAIADTLPLCSFQPAPNTPDGEITETTKGFPIQSGEEARIVERTTTWVTSID, encoded by the coding sequence atgtcctccaaCAACCCCTCCCCGgacctcctcgacggcaTCTCTGGCGAACTAGCCAAAGAAGCCGTCGAACTGCaaatcatcctcgtcgtGTTCATCGGTCTCTCATGCTACAACGTCGCCGAGCTACTTGTCATGGTCCCCTCGACCTTCCGACGCTGGCGCGGGCTGTACTTCTGGTCCCtcttggtctcgggctgTATAGGCGTGGTGCCATACTCAATCGGATTCTTGCTGAAGTTCTTCACGCACGTCGACTCCGTGATATCCGTCACGGTGCTCACGATCGGTTGGTGGACGATGGTCACCGGGCAGTCGGTGGTGCTGTATTCACGACTGCATCTAGTGCTCCGCGATGAGCGGACGCTGCGACGAGTGCTGCATCTGATCATTGcgactttctttttgttgtCCATTCCGACCACCATCATGACCTACGGGGCCAATATCGTGCGCTCGCACAATCGGATCTGGATCGAGGGGTATAATatcatggagaagatccagtTAACGGGGTTCACGCTGCAGGAGACGCTGCTGTCGACGCTGTATGTCATCGAGACGGTGAAATTGCTCCGTCTGGGCGCAGATACACGTCGCGATGCGCGCACTCTCATGTACCAGCTGTGCGGGATCAAtgtcctcatcatcactatGGAtctggtgctgctgggcctCGAGTACGCCAATTTCTATGCCATCCAAATCACACTCAAGGGGTTTATATACTCGCTCAAACTCAAGCTCGAGTTCGCTGTGCTGGGCCGGCTGGTCGAAGTCAACCAGGGCTCGCGACACCCCGTGTCGATTGCTATTGCGGATACGTTGCCTTTGTGTTCGTTTCAGCCAGCGCCGAATACGCCAGATGGAGAGATCACGGAGACCACAAAGGGGTTTCCTATCCAGTCGGGTGAGGAGGCGCGTATTGTGGAGAGGACGACGACGTGGGTCACGTCGATTGATTGA
- a CDS encoding uncharacterized protein (ID:PFLUO_008310-T1.cds;~source:funannotate) has protein sequence MADRYSFSLTTFSPSGKLVQIEYALNAVNQGVTALGIKATNGIVLATEKKSSSPLIDPPSLSKISLITPDIGMVYAGMGPDYRVLVDKARKVSHTGYKRIYNEYPPTRILVQDVARVVQEATQSGGVRPYGVSLLVAGWDEGVEPETAESVQTGGGKTGGILKGGPSLYQVDPSGSYYPWKATAIGKHATSAKTFLEKRYTEGLELEDAIHIALLTLKETIEGEMNGDTIEIGIVGPPADHLLGFEGVEGAQGPRFRKLTKEQIEDYLTNL, from the exons ATGGCCGACCGCTACTCCTTCTCCCTCACCACTTTCTCTCCCAG CGGAAAGCTGGTCCAGATCG aATATGCCTTGAATGCAGTCAACCAGGGCGTGACTGCCCTCGGCATCAAAG CAACGAACGGAATCGTCCTCGCGACCGAAAAGaaatcctcctcgccgctcATCgaccctccctccctctccaagATCTCCCTCATCACCCCCGACATCGGGATGGTCTACGCAGGCATGGGCCCCGACTACCGGGTTTTGGTCGACAAGGCGCGCAAGGTCTCGCACACGGGCTACAAGCGGATCTATAACGAGTACCCGCCGACGCGGATACTGGTCCAGGACGTGGCGCGCGTGGTGCAGGAGGCGACGCAGTCCGGCGGCGTGCGGCCGTACGGTGTCAGTCTGCTGGTGGCGGGCTGGGATGAGGGCGTCGAGCCCGAGACTGCCGAGAGCGTGCAGACCGGCGGCGGTAAAACGGGTGGCATTCTCAAGGGTGGTCCTAGTCTTTACCAGGTTGATCCGTCGGGTAGCTACTATCCCTGGAAAGCGACGGCGATTGGCAAGCATGCTACTTCGGCCAAGACGTTCCTTGAGAAGCGGTATACTGAAGGGCTGGAGCTTGAGGATGCGATTCACATTGCGCTGTTGACGCTCAAGGAGAccatcgagggcgagatgaATGGGGACACAATAGAGATTG GCATCGTTGGCCCGCCGGCGGACCACCTACTGGGCTTcgagggcgtggagggcgCCCAGGGCCCACGGTTCCGGAAGTTGACCAaggagcagatcgaggactACTTGACCAACCTATGA
- a CDS encoding uncharacterized protein (ID:PFLUO_008311-T1.cds;~source:funannotate): protein MEAPYSEPAEPDPAPDTDPDADQDPSPDPGHYPPRVCRICLETVLPTFQPSDLPGFLAKPQIVYESSDPTLGRLLRPCKCRGSSRYVHEACLQSWRHADPGYGKRNYWQCPTCGFQYRLERLTWARWISSASTQLLLTLAILLLAVFLLGFVADPIIDLYLDRWDLDYADLVVDPSSSLDLDDASWFQHFVKGLASLGVLSILKVAWAASPWYWNVRATASVMTSTNRSTGRSRFASLGWLMIVIGVGTFLWAVYKGVRSWSKRTLEKAGERVMDVPLPDEDDVQKED from the exons ATGGAGGCTCCGTACTCTGAGCCTGCTGAGCCTGACCCAGCTCCAGACACGGACCCTGACGCAGACCAGGACCCTAGCCCTGATCCCGGGCACTATCCTCCGCGGGTGTGTCGCATCTGCCTGGAAACCGTGCTGCCGACCTTCCAACCCTCCGACCTGCCTGGCTTCTTAGCAAAACCCCAAATCGTCTACGAGTCCTCCGATCCGACCCTGGGTCGTCTGCTCCGCCCCTGCAAATGCCGCGGCTCATCGCGCTATGTTCACGAAGCCTGCCTGCAGTCCTGGCGACACGCCGACCCGGGGTACGGCAAACGGAACTACTGGCAATGCCCAACATGCGGCTTCCAGTATCGGCTCGAGCGGCTGACGTGGGCGCGCTGGATCAGTAGCGCCTCCACGCAGCTGCTTCTGACGCTCGCcattctgcttcttgctgTCTTTCTGCTTGGTTTCGTTGCTGACCCCATCATTGATCTCTACTTGGACCGCTGGGACCTCGACTACGCCGACCTGGTGGTCGAtcccagcagcagtctgGACCTGGACGATGCGTCGTGGTTCCAGCACTTCGTCAAGGGACTAGCGTCGCTGGGCGTGCTGTCGATTCTGAAGGTCGCTTGGGCCGCTTCGCCGTGGTACTGGAATGTGCGGGCCACGGCGAGTGTGATGACCTCCACCAACCGATCTACAGGTCGCAGTCGCTTTGCTTCGCTGGGCTGGCTGATGATTGTTATTGGCGTCGGCACCTTTCTCTGG GCCGTGTATAAAGGCGTCCGGTCATGGAGTAAACGAACCCTAGAAAAAGCCGGAGAGAGAGTGATGGATGTTCCCTTGcccgacgaagatgatgtccaAAAGGAGGACTGA
- a CDS encoding uncharacterized protein (ID:PFLUO_008312-T1.cds;~source:funannotate) produces METVNSLDVLPMPAGLDAAPSSLLAAVRTQLAMDSSDSDRSLTSSPAAPDTKPAVPAPTEEPATEPFPAYYECESPDSIVDTQHEDAYNYAISKVVQEVIKFQEVDAQLVSLPPFVVGAASPDLALGSVEGVDCLTVDHKHRTLNQMKQLLSMPRLRTQTRRRFVALTNIVLRLNYVLFHRVDGNVCKVFLGAQDTTDAQKLANTVLVYLAWLDDMLQESVQVATNVFYILGHIAAAEDDDETVYVRYRRMAAVVIAHLKKPRLLERHLLSVYLEFYEAWVHTTFLRLRNRQILREDIPNTDRMDLSRHLLAIWDVMTRCIDNYSIYTFTTCDIRDRYLEPTMKDLLCAPEIWPQCWEMTLEGRDEEKEKEKTAKEEAEKELQKVIQKEAMDIAEALALEEQKDTQKTAQALEEALALALK; encoded by the exons ATGGAGACCGTCAACTCCCTCGACGTCCTGCCGATGCCCgctggccttgatgcggcGCCGAGCTCCCTGCTGGCCGCCGTGCGTACCCAACTTGCAATGGActcctccgactccgacCGGTCCCTGACCTCGTCGCCTGCTGCTCCTGACACCAAGCCAGCCGTCCCTGCGCCCACGGAGGAGCCCGCCACTGAGCCCTTCCCGGCATACTACGAATGCGAGTCGCCCGACTCGATCGTCGACACCCAGCACGAAGACGCCTACAACTACGCCATCTCCAAGGTCGTGCAGGAGGTGATCAAGTTCCAGGAAGTGGACGCGCAGCTGGTCTCGCTGCCGCCCTTCGTCGTCGGCGCTGCTAGCCCTGACCTGGCCCTGGGCTCTGTCGAGGGCGTCGACTGCCTGACCGTCGACCACAAGCACCGCACTCTCAACCAGATGAAGCAGCTGCTTTCCATGCCCCGTCTGCGCACCCAGACCCGCCGTCGCTTTGTCGCGCTGACCAACATCGTGCTCCGTCTCAACTATGTTCTCTTCCACCGCGTCGATGGAAATGTCTGCAAGGTCTTCCTGGGTGCCCAGGATACCACTGATGCCCAGAAACTCGCCAACACCGTTCTGGTCTACCTTGCCTGGCTGGATGACATGTTGCAGGAAAGTGTCCAGGTCGCGACTAATGTTTTTTACATCTTGGGTCACATCgctgcggcggaggatgatgatgagacGGTGTACGTGCGCTACCGCCGGATGGCTGCTGTGGTTATCGC GCATCTGAAGAAGCCGCGCCTGCTCGAACGCCACCTGCTTTCTGTCTACCTTGAATTCTACGAGGCCTGGGTGCACACCACGTTCCTCCGCCTGCGCAACCGCCAGATCCTGCGGGAGGACATCCCCAACACCGATCGCATGGATCTTTCTCGTCACCTCCTTGCTATCTGGGACGTGATGACCCGCTGCATTGATAACTACTCCATCTACACCTTCACCACCTGCGACATTCGCGATCGCTACTTGGAGCCGACGATGAAGGACTTGCTTTGCGCTCCGGAGATCTGGCCGCAGTGCTGGGAGATGACTCTAGAAGGTCGCGAtgaggaaaaggagaaggagaagacggcgaaggaggaggcagagaaggagTTGCAGAAGGTGATTCAGAAGGAGGCTATGGATATTGCTGAAgctctggctctggaggagcagaaggacACTCAGAAGACGGCTcaggccctggaggaggctctggctctggctctgaAGTGA
- a CDS encoding uncharacterized protein (ID:PFLUO_008313-T1.cds;~source:funannotate) translates to MLGKIALEEAFALPRFQERTRWWASLFATDVDKHVAEITDVDEIRNAFADKHGVGMQIVSYTAPGVQDIWDPKEAQALAVEINDYIAEKIRGKEDRMRAFATLSMHDPQEAATELRRCVTQHGFLGALVNDTQRAGHDGDDMIFYDNAKWDIFWATCTELDVPLYLHPRNPTGTIYEKLWADRKWLVGPPLSFAQGVSLHALGMVTNGVFDRHPQLQIILGHLGEHIPFDMWRINHWFEDRKKMLGLQETCKKTIREYFAQNLWITTSGHFSTTTLNFCMAEVGADRILFSIDYPFETFEDGCNWFDGAELNETDRVKIGRDNAKKLFKLGAYKDSEA, encoded by the exons ATGCTCGGCAAAATTGCCCTCGAAGAAGCCTTCGCGCTCCCACGCTTCCAAGAGCGCACACGCTGGTGGGCGAGCCTCTTCGCCACAGACGTCGACAAGCACGTCGCGGAGATCACAgacgtcgacgagatccgcaaTGCCTTTGCGGACAAGCACGGCGTCGGCATGCAGATTGTGAGCTACACTGCGCCCGGCGTGCAGGATATCTGGGACCCCAAGGAGGCGCAGGCGCTTGCCGTGGAGATTAATGACTATATCGCGGAGAAGATTCGGGGCAAAGAGGACCGAATGAGGGCTTTTGC AACCCTCTCCATGCACGACCCCCAAGAAGCAGCCACCGAGCTCCGCCGCTGCGTAACGCAAcacggcttcctcggcgcGCTAGTCAACGACACACAGCGCGCGGGACACGACGGCGACGACATGATCTTCTACGACAACGCAAAGTGGGACATCTTCTGGGCGACCTGCACCGAGCTCGACGTGCCCCTGTACCTACACCCGCGCAACCCAACGGGAACAATCTACGAGAAGCTATGGGCAGACCGGAAGTGGCTGGTCGGCCCGCCTCTCTCCTTCGCGCAGGGTGTCAGTTTGCACGCATTGGGGATGGTGACCAACGGCGTCTTCGACCGACACCCACAACTGCAGATCATCCTGGGCCATTTGGGCGAACATATCCCCTTCGACATGTGGCGGATAAACCACTGGTTCGAGGatcggaagaagatgctgggATTGCAGGAGACGTGCAAGAAGACCATCCGCGAGTACTTTGCGCAGAATCTGTGGATTACGACGTCCGGGCATTTCTCGACGACCACGCTGAACTTTTGTATGGCGGAGGTTGGGGCCGATCGGATTTTGTTTTCGATTGATTATCCGTTTGAGACGTTTGAGGATGGGTGTAATTGGTTTGACGGGGCCGAGTTGAACGAGACGGATCGGGTGAAGATTGGGAGGGACAATGCGAAGAAGTTGTTCAAGCTGGGGGCTTATAAGGATAGTGAGGCGTGA
- a CDS encoding uncharacterized protein (ID:PFLUO_008314-T1.cds;~source:funannotate), which yields MAHPFASIGGARAISAIVFISIALYNATELLVLILLTFKHYRGLYFWALLFSSILGVIPASIGVLLQYFNLAPLWLTLVLETIGFYFMVPGQSVVLYSRLHLVSQSHALLRFLRWLITVNTIILIIPVTILNFGWSYHPTVSGWSQGFDAIERIQITWFSAQEILISTIYILETIRRIRGAPGPNKRRTLTLYLLVLVNLIAITMDIALITLEYLQFYFLQLIVKALVYSIKLKLEFAVLNMLMSISHLHVNSTPSDTLDSGSPWWISSSQ from the coding sequence ATGGCCCACCCCTTCGCCAGCATCGGCGGAGCGCGCGCCATTAGTgccatcgtcttcatcaGCATCGCACTCTACAACGCCACCGAGCTACTCGTTCTGATCCTACTCACCTTCAAACATTACCGCGGCCTTTACTTCTGGgctctcctcttctcctccattTTAGGCGTGATCCCCGCCTCCATCGGTGTATTGCTCCAATACTTCAACCTCGCTCCTCTGTGGCTCACCCTCGTCCTTGAGACTATCGGGTTCTACTTCATGGTCCCCGGCCAATCTGTAGTGCTGTATTCGCGTCTGCATCTGGTTTCGCAAAGTCATGCGCTTCTTCGCTTTCTACGCTGGTTGATCACGGTTAAtaccatcatcctcatcatccccGTCACGATCCTTAACTTCGGCTGGTCATACCACCCAACCGTGTCCGGCTGGTCGCAAGGGTTCGATGCCATAGAGCGCATCCAGATAACCTGGTTCTCGGCGCAGGAAATTCTCATTTCAACAATCTATATCCTGGAAACGATTCGGAGGATCCGCGGCGCGCCGGGACCGAACAAACGCCGCACTCTGACGCTGTATctcttggtgctggtgaatctcatcgccatcactATGGACATCGCCCTGATTACCCTGGAGTATCTGCAGTTCTATTTTTTGCAGCTAATCGTCAAAGCGCTAGTGTATAGCATCAAGCTGAAACTGGAGTTTGCGGTGCTAAACATGTTGATGTCTATTTCGCATTTGCATGTGAATTCCACGCCGTCGGATACTTTGGACAGTGGTTCTCCGTGGTGGATATCTTCATCTCAGTAG
- a CDS encoding uncharacterized protein (ID:PFLUO_008315-T1.cds;~source:funannotate), translating to MVLSGTLAAPNFFGYHNKQAGWADANKAIRQLRDDCLQLGVSFLCGRAGTVVELKTDSHNTIIAVQTLAGNLVEADHFVLAAGAWGSGLVPMYNSTLATGQVIGYIRLTESEMEKYKNLPIYANFSTGWFNFPPHEDTMMLKMAIHGWGYTRVPSQEDCNAIKSNVSSPPLIPPRERPNFVPADGEHRLRQGLHEILPELADRPFEKVSLCWYTDTPSGDFIMDFHPDYTNLFVGGAGSGQ from the exons ATGG TGCTGAGCGGCACACTCGCAGCTCCTAACTTCTTTGGGTACCACAACAAGCAGGCCGGCTGGGCAGATGCCAATAAAGCCATCAGACAGCTTCGTGACGACTGCCTCCAGCTTGGCGTTTCCTTTCTGTGTGGCCGTGCGGGAACCGTGGTTGAACTGAAAACTGATTCCCACAATACCATTATAGCCGTTCAGACCCTCGCCGGTAATCTGGTAGAGGCTGACCACTTCGTGCTGGCGGCTGGTGCTTGGGGCTCAGGCTTAGTTCCGATGTACAATTCCACCTTGGCAACCGGTCAAGTAATAGGATATATTCGCCTCACCGAgtccgagatggagaaaTACAAGAACCTGCCAATCTACGCCAATTTCTCGACGGGCTGGTTCAACTTCCCCCCGCATGAAGACACTATGATGCTGAAGATGGCAATCCACGGATGGGGATATACGCGAGTCCCAAGCCAGGAAGATTGCAACGCTATTAAGTCTAATGTCTCTTCGCCTCCACTCATACCTCCCCGCGAGCGTCCAAATTTTGTTCCAGCGGATGGTGAGCATCGACTGAGGCAAGGCCTGCACGAAATCCTTCCCGAGTTGGCTGATCGCCCGTTTGAGAAGGTCAGTTTGTGTTGGTACACTGATACTCCCAGTGGGGATTTCATCATGGATTTCCACCCCGACTACACCAATCTGTTTGTGGGAGGGGCGGGTAGCGGACAGTAA